The Trypanosoma brucei brucei TREU927 chromosome 2, complete sequence genome has a window encoding:
- a CDS encoding variant surface glycoprotein (VSG, atypical), putative, with product MDKAFLISLPLLTMTAAETNPNCSIQDHNNVYIGELVKKLKTAASLPDVNVKKSKKLKIAALLTTDRKKAAFLQALSDLHLSCKRGDDDRALQTLIGLASKAAALAHMAGTSAALTKLATLKKKTDTNAFTTGTNSAQRKRIAVDGAKTGINTGKCTIHSYINAEAPAGADKALSNWQHSLKVVKPDTTAATQGATQAMVCETTNGQCSSSSSGNTAGISSGTLYKTDPAAKQQTGKVKPSATTKEWVFHSDKIAHQAAQLDTELSDALTTYATTTDSCEPYNKLDNNNFILRVYKIAKGDDTATEIPQAERNNIKNIVESSYGKDPTTYEETIWKGVKATPLTKSNSGRPSDTKLDSITTLNDLQQIEAFIEASAAIKQNERSSASTSECKAQIETASACKGKEKKNCNSNCEWEGTEDKGTCKPKNEEEGVKVENDGKTNTNTTGGNSFVINKAPLLLAFLHMGQKLCQTFFLR from the coding sequence ATGGACAAAGCTTTTCTTATATCCTTGCCACTCTTAACCATGACGGCAGCTGAAACAAACCCCAACTGCTCCATCCAAGACCACAACAACGTCTACATCGGAGAGCTCGTCAAGAAACTCAAGACAGCGGCTTCACTGCCCGATGTTAACGTCAAAAAATCAAAGAAGCTAAAAATAGCCGCATTACTAACCACTGACCGCAAAAAAGCTGCCTTTCTTCAAGCACTATCCGACCTACACCTAAGCTGCAAGCGAGGTGATGATGACCGAGCATTACAAACGCTGATCGGTCTCGCTTCTAAGGCGGCGGCACTGGCTCATATGGCGGGGACCTCTGCGGCACTAACGAAACTAGCTActctaaagaaaaaaacagacacaaacGCCTTCACAACGGGCACAAACTCAGCGCAACGGAAGAGAATTGCTGTGGACGGAGCAAAAACCGGCATAAACACAGGCAAATGCACAATTCACTCTTACATAAACGCCGAAGCACCAGCAGGCGCAGATAAGGCGCTCAGCAACTGGCAGCATAGTCTTAAAGTGGTCAAGCCTGACACCACGGCAGCAACCCAAGGCGCAACTCAAGCAATGGTATGCGAAACAACCAACGGACAATGCAGCagtagcagcagcggcaatacAGCCGGGATTTCGTCAGGCACGTTGTACAAAACAGACCCAGCCGCAAAGCAGCAGACAGGAAAGGTGAAACCAAGCGCGACAACAAAGGAATGGGTGTTCCATTCGGACAAAATCGCGCATCAAGCAGCCCAACTCGACACCGAACTTTCAGATGCGCTAACAACATACGCTACAACAACTGACAGCTGCGAACCGTATAACAAACTAGACAACAATAACTTCATCCTACGAGTCTACAAAATTGCCAAAGGAGACGACACAGCGACGGAGATACCGCAAGCAGAACGGAACAATATTAAAAACATAGTTGAAAGCAGCTATGGCAAGGACCCAACCACGTATGAGGAAACGATATGGAAAGGAGTGAAAGCGACACCCCTAACAAAGTCCAACTCTGGCAGACCTTCAGACACCAAACTAGACAGTATCACAACACTGAATGATTTGCAGCAGATCGAAGCATTCATAGAGGCCTCAGCTGcgataaaacaaaacgagaGGAGCAGTGCTAGTACATCTGAATGCAAGGCACAAATTGAAACAGCATCGGCATGTAAAggtaaggagaaaaagaattgCAATAGTAACTGCGAAtgggaaggaactgaagacAAAGGAACTTGCAAACctaaaaatgaagaagagggagtgaaagtggaaaatgatggaaaaacaaacacaaacaccacaggaggCAATTCATTTGTCATTaacaaggcccctcttttgcttgcatttttgcatATGGGACAAAAACTGTGtcaaaccttttttttgaggtAA